ATTATGTTTCTTACAAAAAGAAGCAATTTTATCCATAAGCAAACTCCAACCATCATCCCTAAGCTTTTGCAGTTCTCTTTTAGTAGATTCCACCAGTGACATAGCATTCAAAATATCTTGATCTTTCTCTTGCAAAGCCAATGACAAATTTGCAGTGAGCCCCAAAATAAGCAACATTAGATGCAAATAGAACACACAATCAAATGTGTGAAAATATTTGAGAAGACCACAAGCTTGACGTTTCTGTAAGTCATCCATGCCTTCTTCTTAGACATACTCAAGAACTTTAATGGTAGTAGAAAATAATTCTTCCAACCTCAACAATATTTTGTGATGAGAACCCCAACGAGTATTTGCAGGTCTTGGTAAAGAACGTTCGTGATTCTGTCCTGTCCTAGTCTTAACTTCACCACTACTGATCTGTTTTTCTAATTCTTCACGCTGAATTTCTCGAAATTTATCTTGTCCCCAACAACATTCAACAATGTAGAAATCATATCAAAAAAGTCAGCAATGTCAAAGTGCTTTTTTGCAACTGCCACCACAACTAGCTGAAGTTGATGAGCGAAACAATGAACATAATATGCTGAGCTGTTTTCTCTAGCAGCCAATGATCTCAAACCATTAAACTCACCTCTCATATTACTAGCTCCATCATAACCTTGCCCTCTCACCTTTTTGATGCTCATCCCATATTTAGCAAACAAATCATCTATAGCAGATTTTAAAGCTAGAGAAAACGTTTCTTTTACATGAACAACTCCAATAAATCTTTCTTTGATTGCTCCTCTTTTATCAACAAATCGAAAAACAACGCCCATCTGCTCCTTATGAGAAACATCTGCAGACTCATCAACCAACAAGCCAAACACATCATGACCAATTTCTTCTAAAATAGCTTGTCGTACTTCTTCTGCAAATGAATGGACAATATCCTTTTGAATTAATGGAGAAACCATCTGATTATTTCCTGGAGCATTACTCAGAATGACCTTACTTATGGTTTCATTTTGTTCTCCTGTGTATTTCAGAAGCTGCAAGAAGTTTCCTTTATtcacagcttcttctttttcgaAATGGCCACGGAAAGATAATCCTTGTCGTAACAAGAATCTGGAAGCATCAATCGAAGCAGTTAAGCGAATGCGATACTCATTTTTCATCTTATCATCTTGCCTAAACAAAGCATGTACTATAGACTGATTTTGATTCATCAAATCCTCACATTTCTGAGCAGCAATAATATGAAAACTGTTGGGCGGTTTACCCATATGAGTACGCAATCTATCTGGCTTATTCCAACTATTAAACCCTTCTTTCACAAATGCATCACTTCCACCTTGCATCCGTATCTCATCTTTAAATAGGTAGCAATATAAACAAAATGTCCTTTCTTTTGATATACTATACTCTAGCCAACTACCATATTGATCAAACCAAGCTGGATTGAATCGTCTTAATGAACCACTTTTCAATATTTGTTTAAATGTATGACCATAAGGTTGACATGGACCTTTAGTTAGATATTTGCGTCTAACCTCGTCTCTTTGATGCGAAAGATACTCCATTATATCTTTTCTTTCACCAGGGTCAGATGGCAAATCTTCAATATCGGTATTATCTATTGGAGGagattttcttttgtctttcctTTCACCAAGGTTAGATGGCAAATCATCAGCTTTGGCATCAGATTCCGGAGGAGGtacttttttgaaatatttctcCATTGAATTTaactgttaaaaaaatatatttagcaAAAATCAGTAGAAgagtttagtttatataattctAATAGGGTGTTCTAAGCAAACCTTTACAACTCTGAAACATTAATATAAGAGCAAAAAAAATTACCACTTTTTCTTCACACAGAGACGATGAACGAGAAGATGAGTAGATtaggatttttaattttaaattaattaagtaCTTTAACTATAATTAagtaaaatttctaaaacaaaacatattaacaaTCAGTTTGTGCCTTCAAATTTCGTATGGGCTGTAAAGGAGGGGGcagaagaatatttttttatgggtgcaattttctttttgttagaataaatcttaataaaaaaaaaaattcatggtGGCAGCTGCACCCTCTCTGAACAACGTGGATCCGCCACTGAGGACATGTATGGTTTGTATTAGTATCACCCAActcatgcaccaccacccaggTTTTAACGCAATAGAATGCATACTgtacttagcaaaaaaaaatcgtaTGAGATGCGTATTATTAGAAGaaatttttatcataattaaatCACAATGGTAAGATATATAGTCATATTTACATATATCATATTTGTGACAAGAAGTCATGTATGCATGGTTTGTATGCATCCAGGTTAATTCATGGATGTGATTATATCCCGATAGAATGCATGTTGCCAACAAAATACAtatgatattgatttttatgAAATCGGATCTCCAATGATAGACGGTTTTAATGcaaattaagataaaaatcCCACGTACGAACTTTcactattacttttttttttgtcgccGTGGACATTCTAAAACAAGAAGTCATAtgtatttgaccaaaaaaaacaaaacaaaacaagaagttgttgggatttattaagctcatgtccaactctatattctCTGATTAGTACGACATTGTCCATTTTAGGTTTAATTGAcaagcccgcatggatttacttttggttttcatcccaaaaggcctcgtactattagagttggacatctctttatatattaaacatttttttgtctaattttccaatgtgggacttagtttgttatttcatattctctccctcaaactaaggatcacattcatcTCGTGTCCCACAACTGATTTCCAAGATCTATTGACTTGATCTCTACCACACACCTCCCAATCCTAACTCGATGGGTCCCGTTCCTACTCGAAaggtattttggtcttcttgcagatttctcgtcaaccgttctgataccaattgttgggatttattaagcccatgtccaactctatattctgattagtacgatattgtctaCTTTGACCTTAGGCAAGCCCGCATGGTTTTAGTTTAGTTTCCTTTCCAAAAAGCCTC
This genomic interval from Brassica napus cultivar Da-Ae chromosome A6, Da-Ae, whole genome shotgun sequence contains the following:
- the LOC125609913 gene encoding zinc finger MYM-type protein 1-like — protein: MEKYFKKVPPPESDAKADDLPSNLGERKDKRKSPPIDNTDIEDLPSDPGERKDIMEYLSHQRDEVRRKYLTKDEIRMQGGSDAFVKEGFNSWNKPDRLRTHMGKPPNSFHIIAAQKCEDLMNQNQSIVHALFRQDDKMKNEYRIRLTASIDASRFLLRQGLSFRGHFEKEEAVNKGNFLQLLKYTGEQNETISKVILSNAPGNNQMVSPLIQKDIVHSFAEEVRQAILEEIGHDVFGLLVDESADVSHKEQMGVVFRFVDKRGAIKERFIGVVHVKETFSLALKSAIDDLFAKYGMSIKKVRGQGYDGASNMRGEFNGLRSLAARENSSAYYVHCFAHQLQLVVVAVAKKHFDIADFFDMISTLLNVVGDKINFEKFSVKN